From one Plasmodium knowlesi strain H genome assembly, chromosome: 11 genomic stretch:
- a CDS encoding polyubiquitin binding protein, putative, whose protein sequence is MEDTEYKLRGVLAGHSKGVRCMCIINNTQLDELEKCQLTFDYIISADMTGTIMVWKKKTGEEILTDEILPPDESPYNDVETFPSHLSDNYQLYRKIEIHERFVYALTHSKYVGISELKKCTHNVEDHLYVYSGGSDKGVYLFNLNGYIELMLQGHKNSVSSIVEYSENILLSADWNGEVIMWQIVKIGDEFVKGKHLENSIPSSENANKEKNTLCGNKYTYSIVKILNNHKYATYVNCLNEFILTISQNNIINVWNSQGEKTDEVKNIHSDSVRDIVLFNGNKNAITFSNDETINIYDSNFNLLKMYKGHQGFIFCVCVNEKEQIMYSCGDDKSIKVWCIKDIYELMKKYDTEGGAILNKLPLMTQGRDNSCLQTIYLTDTLWSVKVLSNGDLACACNDSYIRVYTKKRNHMLTEEAAKEVLELCNKRNKKENPNGENSNSTGGENDPKNIISVENIKSVVGKEGEVKIFKNKKKYEAYKYENNEWVLIGEVVDDSTSQKKFYIGDNLFQQGYYDEIISIDTGYGNIKLLPYNASDNVHVIAEMFCKREGLSASQIKPIVDFINQNYASKGGTSTSSINTTNSSFGTHNGSTPYGAKKFNTVLNVFTVEKSALDKIFQKIQEFNSLQASEEEQKCKLSNEQINSLSNIINLYKKNIKNLYNFNTGDINLIMKLFNWSPSYIFPVIDLLRVLVLNKNCDFLYNNKYAFNAFKLVYDCVAYYISNWSMLKENEENKLDSLLLCCLRFYLNMFNLSTPRFYMYKKFNFVAKQLAEVKSTNFNINTLCLKIFFNYVITLNENNDQAMRKSVFEVLHSIEHKINDIELLYTFSLCFHTSHEMNTKETNEIVKKYGSLDFMKNKLDSLLPHKNEQNEKVFKNVGSILEDLSA, encoded by the exons ATGGAAG ACACCGAATACAAACTGAGAGGCGTACTGGCCGGGCATAGCAAAGGAGTAAGGTGCATGTGTATCATTAATAACACCCAGTTGGacgaattggaaaaatgccAACTAACTTTTGACTATATAATTAGTGCCGACATGACAGGAACTATTATGgtgtggaaaaagaagactGGTGAGGAGATCCTTACAGATGAAATTCTCCCCCCGGATGAAAGCCCATACAACGATGTAGAAACGTTTCCATCCCATCTGAGTGATAATTACCAACTTTACAGGAAAATAGAAATACACGAAAGGTTCGTCTACGCATTGACACACAGTAAGTACGTAGGCATAAGTGAGTtaaaaaagtgcacacaTAACGTGGAGGACCACTTATATGTGTACAGCGGAGGGAGTGACAAAGGTGTCTACCTCTTCAACCTGAACGGCTACATAGAATTAATGCTACAAGGACATAAAAACAGTGTCTCAAGTATTGTTGAATATAGTGAGAATATTTTACTAAGTGCAGACTGGAACGGTGAAGTCATCATGTGGCAGATCGTCAAAATTGGTGACGAATTTGTGAAAGGTaaacatttggaaaattccATCCCCAGCAGTGAAAATgctaataaagaaaaaaacacccTCTGTGGAAATAAATACACATACAGCATAgtcaaaatattaaataatCATAAATACGCTACGTACGTTAATTGTCTGAACGAATTTATTCTCACCATTTcacaaaataatataatcaACGTGTGGAATagccaaggagaaaaaacagacgaagttaaaaatatacacagTGATAGTGTCCGCGACATAGTACTATTTAATGGCAACAAAAATGCCATCACCTTTTCTAATGATGAAACCATTAATATATATGATTCCAATTTTAATTTgctaaaaatgtacaaaggCCACCAAGGCTTTATCTTCTGCGTGTGtgtaaatgaaaaggaacaaattatGTACAGCTGCGGTGATGATAAGAGTATCAAAGTGTGGTGCATAAAAGACATTTAcgaattaatgaaaaagtaCGACACAGAAGGAGGAGCCATCTTAAATAAACTTCCACTAATGACTCAGGGGAGGGATAACTCCTGCTTACAAACTATTTACCTAACAGACACCCTGTGGAGTGTAAAAGTGCTTAGCAATGGGGACCTCGCCTGCGCCTGTAATGATAGCTACATTAGGGTCTATACTAAAAAGAGGAACCACATGTTGACGGAAGAAGCAGCGAAGGAGGTACTTGAACTGTGCAATAAACgaaacaagaaggaaaaccccaatggagaaaattcaaATTCTACCGGAGGGGAAAATgatccaaaaaatataatcagtgtggaaaatataaaaagtgtcgtaggaaaggaaggagaagttaaaattttcaaaaataaaaaaaaatatgaagcgTACAAATATGAGAACAACGAGTGGGTACTCATAGGCGAAGTAGTAGACGACAGTACATCACAGAAAAAGTTTTACATCGGAGATAATCTGTTTCAACAGGGTTATTACGATGAAATAATTTCCATTGACACGGGCTACGGAAACATAAAGCTCCTTCCCTACAATGCAAGTGATAATGTGCACGTTATAGCGGAAATGTTTTGCAAAAGAGAAGGTCTCTCCGCTAGTCAGATAAAACCTATCGTCGATTTTATTAACCAGAATTATGCATCCAAAGGAGGGACATCTACCTCTTCTATAAACACCACAAACAGTTCTTTTGGTACTCATAATGGTAGTACCCCTTatggtgcaaaaaaattcaataccGTTTTGAACGTTTTCACAGTGGAAAAATCTGCCCTagataaaatttttcaaaaaatacaaGAATTTAATTCTCTCCAAGCAAGCGAAGAAGAGCAGAAATGTAAACTATCAAATGAACAGATTAATTCTCTATCAAACATTATTAACCTGTACAagaagaatataaaaaatctaTACAATTTCAACACAGGAGATATTAACCTTATTATGAAACTATTCAATTGGTCCCCTAGTTATATATTCCCCGTTATTGATCTCCTTAGAGTTCTcgttttaaataaaaattgtgattttttatataataataagTACGCCTTCAATGCCTTTAAGTTGGTGTACGATTGTGTTGCTTATTATATATCCAATTGGTCAAtgttgaaagaaaatgaggagaacaAACTGGATTCCTTACTTCTCTGTTGCCTTCgcttttatttaaatatgttTAACTTATCCACCCCAAGATTTTACATGTACAAAAAGTTTAATTTTGTCGCCAAGCAATTAGCAGAGGTGAAGTCCACCAATTTTAACATTAACACATTGTGtctgaaaatatttttcaattatGTAATAACGCTGAACGAAAATAATGATCAGGCGATGAGGAAATCAGTGTTCGAAGTTTTGCACTCAATTGAACACAAGATAAATGACATCGAACTCCTCTACAccttttccctttgtttCCATACATCCCACGAAATGAATACCAAGGAGACTAacgaaattgtgaaaaagtATGGCTCCCTTGATTTtatgaaaaacaaattggATTCTCTCCTCCCGCACAAGAATGAGCAGAATGAGAAGGTGTTCAAAAATGTGGGCTCCATTTTGGAGGACCTTTCGGCGTAG
- a CDS encoding CCR4 domain-containing protein 2, putative: protein MFCAKQSAVISLWKRTFALNRLKKDEKIFFKCTYMRNGICIGRKNNPDQIANIDGRRQHISSRIKSGLDEQVGNASIRTGEIGNRQGDKNICRKGDLVSKTPLRSGWTPQNKNEILPIVNESRHTMDDSCSRSFSKVNQTKEERSAQNEKYREVLEKQKNVIPDEIYNTELIKCPKDIREKKIVYKFKEFSIFSFNILADSLVDYKYENNCSDVMRWMNRKEFIFQSIRRKLSDIICLQEIEEPYFKELQGKLKLLDYEGLFLKKRKDTCQDGICIFYNTKVFKLLFFDEIVYDKSVFLKKWHVGLIVALKNKLSKKVEWPGGSVSNDNREGSHHIVGDHDVSGTHISAESVDDIVIVSNTHLIFDSCKGDVKLYQLCYMTYRLVAMMNKCLDYLKSRGKADNTEDTGKEKNREGSSQGRIHPSGIRDVLSPAVIFCGDLNITPNSLLYYYIVNRYINLKKINMKRISGQYLMFKKQFYVGSYEDGKEIKRMFDENILNDLKYEHYNSMVDNMRRESLFSFFKNEKILEEGYLTSHCFHHENDTYLRNYNNSYECLRNKFKEGKNDYLPYWGHSGRKSNTFSGSEVVRNEDKCDKNCALVSKEKKHGCVSFDEMDHEEDAAEKRHPEKKAKIVTDQYEDDFILYYPLYFQSIYNSVEEHRVEKPCHKYDNIDNLKDEENNLPLSDVPFTVFHGKQKGCVDYIFYSYRTLKKISCSAFPPFGELAKHGCLPNEKYASSDHLYLHATLIRRANDEGRRIEV, encoded by the exons ATGTTTTGTGCAAAACAAAGCGCAGTGATTTCCTTATGGAAAAGAACCTTCGCACTGAATAGGTTGAAAAAAgatgagaaaatttttttcaaatgtacatatatgaggAATGGTATAtgtataggaagaaaaaacaacccagACCAAATTGCAAACATCGACGGAAGAAGACAACACATAAGTTCGAGGATTAAGAGTGGGTTAGATGAACAGGTAGGGAATGCGTCTATACGAACTGGGGAAATAGGAAACCGTCAGGGGGATAAGAACATCTGCAGAAAAGGTGATCTTGTTAGTAAGACCCCTCTCCGTAGTGGATGGACCCCCCAAAACAAAAACGAAATCCTCCCCATTGTAAATGAAAGCCGACACACGATGGATGATTCATGTTCGAGAAGTTTCTCAAAAGTGAATCagacaaaggaggaaagaagtgCCCAGAATGAAAAATACAGAGAGGTTctagaaaaacaaaaaaatgtcattccTGATGAAATTTACAACACGGAATTGATAAAATGTCCAAAGGatataagggaaaaaaaaatagtatataaatttaaagaattttcaattttctcaTTTAACATTTTGGCGGACAGCTTAGTGGATTACAAGTACGAGAACAACTGTTCTGATGTGATGAGGTGgatgaacagaaaagaattcattttccaaagtataaggagaaaattgtCAGATATTATATGCTTGCAAGAAATAGAGGAGCCATATTTCAAGGAACTACAGGGAAAACTCAAGCTATTGGACTATGAaggattatttttaaaaaagagaaaggacaCTTGCCAAGATGGAATATGTATCTTTTACAATACAAAGGTTTTtaagttattattttttgatGAAATTGTATATGATAAATCTGTGTTTTTGAAGAAATGGCACGTAGGATTAATTGTcgctttaaaaaataaactttcGAAGAAAGTGGAATGGCCTGGTGGAAGTGTAAGTAATGATAATCGTGAGGGTAGTCACCATATTGTGGGGGACCACGATGTGAGTGGTACTCATATCTCCGCAGAATCTGTTGACGATATTGTCATCGTTTCCAACACGCACCTGATCTTCGACTCCTGTAAGGGGGATGTGAAGCTATACCAGCTGTGCTATATGACGTACCGTTTAGTAGCCATGATGAACAAGTGCCTAGACTATTTGAAGTCGCGCGGAAAAGCAGACAACACGGAAGATacagggaaagaaaaaaacagggaGGGCTCATCACAAGGGAGAATCCACCCAAGTGGTATCCGGGACGTGCTGAGCCCCGCCGTAATTTTTTGTGGAGATCTGAACATAACGCCTAACAGCCTTCTCTACTATTACATAGTTAACAGGTAcataaatttgaagaagataaaCATGAAAAGAATTTCAGGACAATATCTCATGTTCAAGAAACAGTTCTACGTTGGTAGCTACGAGGACggaaaggaaattaaaagaatGTTTGACGAGAATATTCTGAATGATTTAAAATATGAGCACTACAACAGCATGGTGGACAATATGAGAAGGGAATccctattttctttttttaaaaatgaaaaaatactGGAGGAAGGGTACCTAACGAGTCATTGTTTTCACCATGAGAATGATACCTATTTGAGGAACTACAATAATTCGTATGAATGCTTAAGGAACAAATTTAAGGAAGGCAAGAATGATTATCTTCCGTATTGGGGACACTCCGGGAGAAAGTCTAATACATTTTCGGGTAGCGAAGTGGTGAGGAATGAAGACAAGTGCGATAAAAACTGTGCCCTTGTTTctaaggagaagaaacatGGATGCGTCAGTTTTGATGAGATGGACCATGAGGAGGATGCCGCGGAGAAGCGCCATCCAgagaagaaagcaaaaataGTAACTGATCAGTATGAGGACGATTTCATACTGTACTATCCCCTGTATTTTCAAAGTATATACAACAGTGTGGAAGAGCACCGGGTGGAAAAGCCTTGCCATAAATATGATAATATTGACAACCTGAAGGacgaggaaaataatttaccCCTAAGTGATGTTCCATTCACCGTATTTCatggaaaacaaaaggggTGTGTcgattatatattttactctTATAGGACTCTGAAG AAAATATCCTGTTCAGCCTTCCCACCATTCGGGGAATTGGCAAAACATGGTTGCCTGCCGAATGAG AAATACGCCTCGTCGGACCATTTGTATTTGCACGCTACTCTAATTAGAAGAGCAAATGATGAGGGTAGACGCATCGAAGTATGA
- a CDS encoding bifunctional polynucleotide phosphatase/kinase, putative, producing MRKRHLSHFELPNDKWNLVDDSLLYRIVKDAEDKVYKKIFSFDLDNTLILSRSFFKPAQNEHDYIFYADVIDFIKKKRNENYKIIIFSNQKGVSTGKISLLNIVNRVDDVIDKIGIPLECYLALKNDKYRKPRIGMYNFALQNNKAKIEEIIYVGDNANRIYDDNFKTKFINHLKCVYTQNKVNINIGEIAKRLKKDYTDTDLKFALNIKATFYTPEELFLNIKNNISTEFSFNPSTLLKNVDIKSNEQDAQGDLRRLLRPDLHLGHEQKEASSPKNETQNGKQGETASPQTDTQADTQTGTKNGTKNGTENGTENGTENETQDEGASPPNDLPQSPPQGEQYLVLLIGPPGCGKTSICKKYFADFVSINLEELSTKNKRIDTIRQSITSGKNVVMDNANIYVKNRLIYISEAKKINANLKVSAIFFQYSKELVFHLNNFKMITDEENIMHEVPTIAIHSFYKYVEVPSESENFDRVVTLHDEHFVPSDLQNEERRKLFFSYLY from the exons atgaggaagaggcaCCTCTCCCATTTTGAACTTCCCAACGATAAGTGGAACTTG GTAGACGACAGCCTGCTCTACCGAATCGTCAAAGACGCGGAAGACAAAGTTTACAAGAAGATATTTTCCTTCGACCTGGACAACACCCTAATCCTGTCCCGCTCCTTCTTCAAGCCTGCTCAAAACGAGCACGACTACATTTTCTACGCAGACGTAATcgattttataaaaaaaaaaagaaatgaaaattacaaaataattattttctccaatCAAAAGGGAGTAAGCACAGGGAAAATAAGTCTTCTAAATATAGTTAACCGGGTTGATGATGTCATCGACAAAATAGGGATCCCCTTGGAGTGCTACTTGgcattaaaaaatgacaagtACAGGAAGCCACGAATTGGCATGTATAATTTTGCCCTGCAAAATAATAAAgccaaaattgaagaaattatttatgTAGGAGATAATGCCAACAGAATTTATGATGACAATTTTAAGACAAAATTTATTAATCACCTCAAGTGTGTATATACTCAAAATAAGGTGAATATCAATATAGGCGAAATTGCCAAGAGGTTGAAAAAGGACTACACAGATACCGATTTAAAATTTGCACTGAATATAAAGGCTACATTTTACACCCCTGAGGAACTGTtcctaaacataaaaaataacatatcAACAGAGTTTTCCTTCAATCCGTCCACCTTGCTCAAAAATGTGGATATAAAATCAAATGAGCAGGACGCTCAGGGTGACTTGCGCCGTTTGCTTCGACCAGATCTGCACCTAGGGCACGAACAAAAGGAAGCCTCCTccccaaaaaatgaaacacaaaatggaaaacaagGTGAAACCGCCTCTCCACAAACTGACACACAAGCTGACACACAAACtggcacaaaaaatggaacgaaAAACGGAACGGAAAACGGAACGGAAAATGGAACGGAAAATGAAACGCAAGATGAAGGCGCCTCCCCCCCAAATGATCTGCCACAGTCGCCGCCACAGGGTGAACAATATTTGGTGCTGCTAATTGGCCCCCCGGGCTGCGGAAAAACTtccatttgcaaaaaatatttcgcAGACTTCGTTAGCATAAATTTAGAGGAACTgagcacaaaaaataaacgcaTAGATACCATCAGACAATCCATTACAAGCGGCAAAAATGTTGTAATGGACAACGCAAATATATACGTAAAAAACAGGCTAATCTATATCTCtgaggcaaaaaaaataaatgctaATTTAAAGGTTAGCGCCATTTTCTTTCAATATTCCAAAGAGTTGGTTTTTCACTTGAACAACTTCAAAATGATTAccgatgaagaaaatattatgcACGAAGTTCCGACCATTGCCATTCACTCcttttataaatatgtagAAGTACCCTCTGAAAGTGAAAACTTTGACAGAGTCGTAACTCTGCATGATGAGCATTTTGTGCCATCCGATTTACAGAACGAGGAGCGCCgaaagttatttttttcgtactTGTACTAA
- a CDS encoding 50S ribosomal protein L9, mitochondrial, putative — protein sequence MFRICSVFNLRRARMSTYLNYNKYTIKRKTYIASVENKYTYIVLLNNISQVGEKGEIVKVRRGSARNLIKERKAVYATYENVDYYADKEKYKRTEQVDIRKGAEIKEDFEKYFTHLKNINVTIYLDVYKYTNNVSYGLYDFFNYISYNYQVDLTSQNLHKINYYKNEENYKNNIYEQIYTDTSHYNDLIVLNNLLFRRTGIYIIHYFLFMPNAKFLNEIVFRISSLQEYELLKDEKKNKKAEIVYRIN from the exons ATGTTCAGAATATGCAGCGTGTTCAACCTACGAAGGGCACGCATGAGTACATACCTAAACTATAACAAGTACAccataaagagaaaaacgtACATAGCATCTGTTGAAAATAAGTACACGTACATCGTTCTGCTAAACAACATAAGTCAAGTAGGTGAAAAGGGGGAGATTGTGAAGGTAAGGAGAGGAAGTGCAAGGAacttaataaaagaaagaaaagcagtATACGCTACGTATGAAAATGTAGACTACTATGctgataaagaaaaatataaaagaacaGAACAAGTTGATATAAGAAAAGGggcagaaataaaagaagattttgaaaaatattttactcacttgaaaaatataaatgtgaCTATCTATCTTGATGTGTACAAATACACCAATAACGTGTCCTATGGATTGTAcgatttttttaattacataTCTTATAACTACCAAGTGGACTTAACTAGCCAAAATttacataaaataaattattataagaatgaagaaaactacaaaaataatatttacgAACAGATTTACACAGACACATCTCATTACAACGATTTGATTGTTTTGAATAATTTGCTTTTTCGGCGCACAGGGATTTATATCATtcattatttcctttttatgccAAATGCCAAATTCTTAAACGAAATTGTATTCAGAATTTCCTCTCTGCAGGAATATGA GCTTCTAAAggatgagaagaagaacaagaagGCCGAAATAGTTTATCGGATAAATTAG
- a CDS encoding IGPS-like protein, putative: protein MRRFALIIIITVVVITTCIYSVKRTSPRQNLQILEKRKKISFVRYTQTKDHIRSSILKRNEKPNLRIYGKDHRNPHLAYEYVNKIIENKKYEVSKLLEENFEEDNPLQIRLKYLQHTMNNKLSESLKRANPDEKHRLSMVADMKRKIFCSVSREKEGSHSTVDNVINEEGMSPMEESSGKNTEKRTRVWKEENYMYQNNFLNLANPGNVSLMLHEIGFDVLIVNIDNLSTQGNLNDLSDVVRSSRKFSRNVRPAVVVDDVIIHPIQIALAVENKADGVILNLSYLRNDLEDMLNYCVNLGTQAIVEVHDYNDIYFATQCGSYILMINEFDFLNNEYEYNHAIKAISYTIPELITIAKINVDDFNYAHKLGSLGYDSICLEKKLVDNDLPNFVEACKSWSAPHKTLLYMNRNNYLKNFLTYTNNPSGETHKDITENLKKMYDDKNLTNRNSHELLKNYERDFIDAVEEGALAQSADPQGTQQGNIDPLPTGSKQNGNGPIAEEGEKVKDNLLTSDEKKIVQNFKREKKREIYLLNQMRDIIKQVDDQCKNYESFSDDENKKKEEKLETLLENFTKMDKNFLRGFFSDEEIKNIENSIRKSIQQKEKIEKGEINIDENSVARDIYGFPANQGENFDITKLTKEFFDNDSGGEKQSDEESHKLGLDSTGDSSDGASSRGVDSQ, encoded by the coding sequence ATGAGGAGATTCGCCTTGATAATAATCATCACAGTGGTTGTAATAACGACTTGCATATATTCGGTGAAGAGAACTTCCCCCAGGCAGAATCTTCAGATTTtggagaagagaaagaaaatatccTTTGTGAGATACACCCAAACGAAGGACCATATAAGAAGTAGTATCCTAAAGAGGAACGAAAAGCCAAATCTGAGGATCTACGGAAAAGATCACAGGAACCCACACCTAGCATACGaatatgtaaataaaataattgagAACAAAAAGTATGAAGTGAGTAAACTgttggaagaaaattttgagGAAGACAATCCTCTACAAATAAGATTGAAATATTTGCAACACACGATGAATAATAAGTTGTCGGAGAGTCTGAAGAGGGCAAATCCAGATGAAAAGCACAGGTTGTCCATGGTAGCTGacatgaagaggaaaatattttgcagTGTCTCtagagagaaggaaggaagtcaTTCCACGGTAGATAATGTGATAAACGAAGAGGGAATGTCTCCAATGGAGGAAAGCAGTGGAAAAAATACCGAAAAAAGAACACGCGtctggaaggaggaaaattacatgtatcaaaataattttctcaaTTTGGCAAATCCAGGCAATGTGAGTCTGATGCTGCATGAAATAGGCTTCGATGTGTTGATAGTGAATATTGATAATTTATCCACCCAGGGTAATTTAAACGATTTATCTGATGTGGTTAGAAGTTCGAGAAAGTTTTCTCGAAATGTGCGCCCCGCAGTAGTGGTGGACGATGTGATCATTCACCCTATACAAATTGCCCTCGCAGTGGAGAACAAAGCAGATGGagttattttaaatttatcctATTTAAGGAATGACCTAGAAGACATGTTAAACTATTGTGTTAATTTAGGCACCCAAGCAATTGTAGAGGTTCACGATTACAATGATATTTACTTCGCTACCCAGTGTGGAAGCTACATTTTAATGATAAACGAATTTGATTTTCTGAATAATGAATACGAGTACAATCATGCGATAAAGGCTATCAGTTACACCATCCCTGAGTTAATTACCATTGCGAAAATTAATGTGGACGATTTTAATTATGCACACAAGTTAGGTAGTCTAGGTTATGATAGCATatgtttagaaaaaaaacttgtaGATAATGATCTTCCCAATTTTGTTGAGGCTTGTAAAAGTTGGAGTGCCCCTCACAAAACACTACTCTATATGAATAGGAACAATTacttgaaaaattttttaacctATACGAATAACCCTTCGGGGGAGACACACAAAGATATTAcggaaaatttgaaaaaaatgtacgacgATAAGAATCTGACAAATAGGAATTCCCAcgaacttttaaaaaattacgaaaggGATTTTATCGATGCGGTAGAGGAGGGAGCACTTGCTCAGTCGGCAGATCCACAAGGCACACAGCAGGGGAATATAGACCCACTTCCAACGGGTAGTAAACAAAATGGTAATGGTCCCATAgcggaagaaggagaaaaggtaaAGGATAACCTTCTAACgagtgatgaaaaaaaaatcgttcaaaattttaagagagaaaaaaagagagagataTACCTTCTGAACCAAATGAGAGATATCATAAAACAAGTGGATGATCAGTGCAAAAATTACGAATCCTTTTctgatgatgaaaataaaaagaaggaagaaaaattggaaacccttttggaaaattttaccaaaatggataaaaattttctaaGAGGGTTTTTTTcagatgaagaaattaagaaCATAGAGAATAGCATTAGGAAATCCATACagcaaaaggagaaaatcgaaaagggggaaataaacaTTGATGAAAACAGTGTGGCTAGGGACATTTATGGCTTT